Proteins encoded by one window of Bacteroidota bacterium:
- a CDS encoding formimidoylglutamase, which yields MQDQLIIYSATEINSRVRHRQGETKIGDLVNTISDQENWKTELKNSSSKFIVLGLPEDIGVRANYGRGGAYAAWKPSLDFLINMQSNQFLSGDEILILGHVYFDDLMEMASTLNYKLEADIIKARKLVEQVDERVANIIKNIISAGKIPIVIGGGHNNAYPIIKGVSIANNSKPINVINCDPHSDMRPMNGRHSGNGFLFAFEENYLDKYVVFGLHESYNISFAMEMFRQYPNRLAYESYDNIFVRESINYYDALRCCFDFFGGDENAVGIEIDLDSIQNVPVSARTPSGMLPVDVRKYVWFCAENLNAAYLHIAEGAPVLAHKQVDNKTGKLIAYIITDFIKAMNAKNI from the coding sequence ATGCAAGATCAATTAATAATATATAGTGCTACTGAAATTAATTCACGTGTTCGGCATCGGCAGGGTGAAACAAAAATTGGTGATCTTGTTAACACAATTTCGGATCAGGAAAATTGGAAAACGGAATTAAAAAATTCTTCTTCAAAATTTATTGTTTTAGGATTACCTGAGGATATCGGAGTGCGTGCAAATTATGGTCGCGGCGGAGCTTATGCTGCTTGGAAACCAAGTTTGGATTTTCTTATTAATATGCAAAGCAATCAATTTTTATCGGGAGATGAAATATTAATTCTGGGGCATGTATATTTTGATGATCTGATGGAAATGGCATCCACCTTAAATTACAAGTTAGAAGCTGATATTATTAAAGCCAGAAAATTAGTTGAGCAAGTGGATGAAAGAGTTGCAAATATTATTAAAAATATTATCTCCGCAGGTAAAATTCCAATAGTTATTGGCGGGGGACACAACAATGCATATCCAATTATTAAAGGTGTAAGTATTGCAAATAATTCCAAACCAATTAATGTGATAAATTGTGATCCACACAGCGATATGCGTCCCATGAACGGAAGGCATAGTGGCAATGGATTTCTTTTTGCCTTTGAAGAAAATTATTTAGATAAATATGTGGTTTTCGGATTACACGAATCCTATAATATCAGTTTCGCGATGGAAATGTTTCGGCAATATCCCAACAGATTAGCGTATGAATCTTATGATAATATTTTTGTAAGGGAATCAATTAATTATTACGATGCGCTGCGTTGTTGTTTCGATTTTTTTGGGGGAGATGAAAATGCCGTTGGAATTGAAATAGATCTGGATTCTATTCAGAACGTCCCCGTAAGTGCAAGAACACCAAGCGGAATGTTACCTGTAGATGTAAGAAAATATGTTTGGTTTTGTGCGGAAAATCTGAATGCTGCTTATCTTCATATTGCCGAGGGTGCGCCCGTGCTCGCACATAAACAGGTTGATAATAAAACAGGAAAACTGATTGCTTATATCATTACTGATTTTATTAAAGCGATGAACGCAAAAAATATTTAA
- a CDS encoding alpha/beta fold hydrolase — translation MNIDWIDTKEYPFAHKYFEVNGAKMHYIDEGIGEILLFVHGTPSWSFEFRNAIKILSKNFRCIAADHIGFGLSDKPSAYDYSAQNHSATLGKFIDHLQITNFNLLVHDFGGPIGLNYAVEHPEKINKLIILNTWCKSISAEPEFKKMKAILGSPLLPFLYKQFNFSPKYILPAAYGERSRLTKEIHQQFLRPFSKPSERNGTVAFAKSLLKDQDWFESIWNKLGNISSKPTLLIWGMKDQFITEKYLIGFEEKFINNVVVRYEDVGHFVLEEKSMVAAVEIERFLGL, via the coding sequence ATGAATATTGATTGGATAGATACTAAAGAATATCCCTTCGCACATAAATACTTTGAAGTGAATGGAGCGAAAATGCATTATATTGATGAAGGGATTGGAGAAATACTTTTATTTGTGCATGGCACTCCTTCATGGAGTTTTGAATTTCGAAATGCCATAAAAATTTTATCGAAAAATTTTCGGTGTATTGCTGCAGATCATATCGGTTTTGGACTCAGTGATAAACCATCCGCATATGATTACAGCGCACAAAACCACTCTGCAACACTCGGTAAATTTATAGACCATTTACAGATCACAAATTTTAACTTATTAGTGCACGATTTCGGCGGACCGATCGGATTGAATTATGCAGTGGAACATCCAGAAAAAATAAATAAACTTATCATTTTAAATACCTGGTGTAAAAGCATAAGTGCAGAACCGGAGTTTAAAAAAATGAAAGCAATTTTAGGTAGTCCGCTGTTGCCATTTTTATATAAACAATTCAATTTTTCTCCCAAATATATTTTACCTGCAGCCTATGGTGAAAGGTCGCGGTTAACTAAGGAAATTCACCAGCAATTTTTAAGACCATTTTCTAAACCGTCAGAAAGAAATGGAACGGTCGCCTTTGCAAAATCGCTTTTAAAGGATCAGGATTGGTTTGAAAGTATTTGGAATAAATTGGGTAACATTTCTTCAAAACCCACTTTATTAATTTGGGGGATGAAGGATCAGTTTATAACGGAGAAATATTTAATTGGTTTTGAAGAGAAATTTATTAATAATGTGGTAGTGCGTTATGAAGATGTGGGGCATTTTGTGTTGGAGGAGAAGAGCATGGTGGCTGCCGTGGAGATTGAGAGGTTTCTTGGATTGTAA
- a CDS encoding four helix bundle protein: MNAEELKLRTKQFAINIIKFFDSISSDSKSLRIIQNQLIRSATSVAANYRAACRSRSKAEFISKIKIVEEESDESQFWIELLIESGIVRKEKIEFLLIEATHLTKIFSASAKTAKTNK; this comes from the coding sequence ATGAATGCTGAAGAGTTGAAGTTGCGAACTAAGCAGTTTGCAATTAATATCATTAAGTTCTTTGATTCGATAAGTAGTGATTCAAAAAGTTTGAGAATAATTCAAAACCAATTGATCAGATCTGCAACTTCCGTTGCTGCTAATTATAGAGCAGCCTGCAGAAGCAGATCCAAAGCTGAGTTTATTTCTAAAATTAAAATTGTAGAAGAAGAATCAGATGAAAGTCAATTTTGGATTGAACTACTTATTGAAAGTGGAATTGTGAGAAAAGAAAAAATAGAGTTCCTGTTAATTGAAGCAACTCACTTAACAAAAATTTTTTCCGCCTCTGCCAAAACTGCTAAAACAAACAAATAA
- a CDS encoding DUF4260 domain-containing protein translates to MKNLIKLEEAAMFLLAVFLFYWQLDFKGWVFWALLLVPDISMLGYLINTKTGAFTYNLFHHKLTGILFYLLGIYLTYPELQFVGLLLFAHSSMDRVFGYGLKFSDNFHNTHLGMIGKAKS, encoded by the coding sequence ATGAAAAATCTGATCAAATTGGAAGAGGCTGCTATGTTCTTATTAGCGGTGTTTTTGTTTTATTGGCAACTTGATTTTAAGGGATGGGTGTTTTGGGCACTTTTATTAGTACCGGATATCAGTATGTTAGGATATTTAATTAATACAAAAACAGGAGCTTTCACTTATAATTTATTTCACCATAAATTAACTGGGATATTATTTTATCTCCTCGGAATTTATCTCACATATCCAGAATTGCAGTTCGTCGGGTTATTGTTATTTGCGCATAGCAGTATGGATAGAGTTTTTGGTTATGGTTTAAAATTTTCGGATAATTTTCATAATACGCACTTGGGGATGATTGGAAAAGCAAAAAGTTAG
- a CDS encoding TetR/AcrR family transcriptional regulator, with protein MKTNQKEHIADVALQLFAANGYDKTSIAMIAKKADVAQGLMYNFYSSKDDLLIEILNRGFEVIRLSMEAYTNEKDPKKAISKHIDSTFDLVEENKEYWKLFHSIRMQNTVKQFLEETYHTSLQLILTTLTQNFKKMKYPSPAVEAKIFFATIDGLVNHYLMNEEEFPLKKIKKHLIQKYTI; from the coding sequence ATGAAAACGAACCAAAAAGAACATATCGCAGATGTTGCCCTGCAGCTGTTTGCAGCCAATGGTTACGACAAAACTTCCATCGCAATGATCGCCAAAAAGGCAGATGTTGCGCAGGGTTTGATGTATAATTTCTATTCGTCGAAAGACGATCTTCTGATTGAAATTCTCAATCGGGGATTTGAAGTTATCAGGTTGTCGATGGAAGCTTACACAAATGAAAAGGATCCCAAAAAAGCTATTTCAAAACATATTGATTCAACTTTTGATCTGGTGGAGGAGAACAAAGAGTATTGGAAATTGTTTCACTCCATACGCATGCAGAATACGGTAAAACAATTTCTGGAGGAAACTTATCATACGAGTTTACAGCTTATTCTAACAACACTTACTCAAAATTTCAAAAAAATGAAATATCCCAGTCCTGCAGTGGAGGCAAAAATATTTTTCGCAACCATTGATGGTTTAGTTAATCATTACCTGATGAACGAGGAGGAATTTCCTCTCAAAAAAATTAAAAAACATCTTATACAAAAATATACCATATGA
- the murG gene encoding undecaprenyldiphospho-muramoylpentapeptide beta-N-acetylglucosaminyltransferase produces the protein MKQPIKILISGGGTGGHIFPAIAIANEIRRREPDADILFVGAENKMEMEKVPKAGYKIEGLWISGFHRGLDMRNFSFPFKLISSYFRSGAIVRKFKPDVAVGTGGFASGPALNAAIRNGVPALIQEQNSYPGVTNKILSRKAKKVCVAYDGMDKYFPGEKVVKTGNPVRQSIILCNVKPEKARKDFDLDLDSKILLVVGGSLGSRTLNNCVKAGLDKLRDANIQVLWQTGSLLFDECKSTAKGYDNIKVFDFITNIDHAYAAADVIVSRAGAIAISELCLVGKPVILVPFPSAAEDHQTKNAMALVRGEAAIHISDKAAQNELVIAAINLLNNETKRKTLSENIKGFAIPDAAERIVEEVFKMMSKN, from the coding sequence ATGAAGCAACCAATAAAAATATTAATCAGCGGCGGTGGAACAGGGGGACATATTTTTCCTGCAATTGCTATTGCCAACGAGATCAGGAGGAGAGAACCTGATGCTGATATTTTATTTGTTGGTGCGGAAAATAAAATGGAAATGGAAAAGGTTCCAAAGGCGGGATATAAAATTGAAGGTTTATGGATAAGTGGATTTCACCGCGGATTGGATATGCGCAATTTTAGTTTTCCATTTAAATTAATATCAAGTTATTTCAGATCAGGTGCAATTGTAAGAAAATTTAAACCTGATGTAGCTGTTGGAACCGGTGGTTTTGCAAGCGGACCTGCATTAAATGCAGCAATAAGAAATGGAGTTCCGGCTTTAATACAGGAACAAAATTCATATCCCGGGGTTACAAATAAAATTTTATCGCGTAAAGCAAAAAAGGTTTGTGTGGCATACGACGGAATGGATAAATATTTTCCCGGTGAAAAAGTAGTTAAAACCGGAAATCCTGTCCGCCAAAGTATTATTTTATGCAACGTTAAACCGGAAAAAGCACGCAAAGATTTTGACCTCGATCTGGATAGTAAAATATTATTAGTGGTAGGAGGAAGTTTAGGTTCCAGAACATTAAATAATTGTGTGAAGGCAGGACTGGATAAATTGCGAGATGCAAATATTCAGGTTTTGTGGCAAACAGGTTCCTTATTATTTGACGAATGTAAGTCGACAGCGAAAGGTTACGACAATATAAAAGTTTTTGATTTTATAACCAATATAGATCATGCTTATGCTGCTGCCGATGTAATTGTTTCCAGAGCCGGAGCAATAGCAATTTCTGAATTATGTCTTGTTGGTAAACCTGTTATTCTGGTTCCATTTCCATCTGCCGCGGAAGATCATCAGACCAAAAATGCAATGGCACTTGTTCGTGGAGAGGCTGCAATTCATATCAGCGATAAAGCTGCACAAAATGAATTGGTTATAGCGGCAATAAATTTGTTGAATAACGAAACAAAAAGAAAAACTTTATCAGAAAATATTAAGGGATTTGCAATTCCAGATGCAGCGGAAAGAATTGTGGAAGAGGTTTTTAAAATGATGAGTAAAAATTAA
- the ftsZ gene encoding cell division protein FtsZ, which produces MYFDVPKEQSSIIKVIGVGGGGSNAVNHMFMQGIKDVNFVICNTDHQALEMSPVPNKIQLGPSLTKGRGAGSHPSVGQQATMESLQEIKALLEKNTEMVFITAGMGGGTGTGGAPVIAKLAKEMGILTIGIVTVPFGFEGKRRKSQAHEGLETLKHFVDAILIVSNDKLRDMFGNLAWNDAFAKADDILTTAAKGIAEIITVPGYVNVDFEDVKTVLRDSGLAIMGSGSSDGDDRAINAVKDALESPLLNDNDIRGARNILLNISSGVKPVLMDEIAEITDFVQEAAGNDCDIIWGNCTDETLGDKLMVTVIATGFETIEERSRRVKESTYKITHIDTNALLNKMLEPKIHEKEEDVEVKEKEEYSIHLKSDNKPEEKKIKKEEDTNPRQFSFDFDMYGVPDLKVEEEIEELVNEQEPIITKEEPITEIVAEEKEFLTINEEQNTNEIVAEIKIEEVISEIPEEKIETPVIKEEPFFEIKKETREPFIEPVINKQEIKPVEQKPEPKSFITNEDKMGLVNNQSNDRINRLKSMSMKLGNNNLEELEKVPAYLRRNVELEETPDAREINVSKYNIVDGENGPELKKNNSFLHDNVD; this is translated from the coding sequence ATGTACTTCGACGTACCGAAAGAACAATCATCCATAATAAAAGTAATCGGTGTAGGCGGTGGCGGCTCTAATGCTGTAAACCACATGTTCATGCAGGGAATTAAGGATGTAAACTTTGTGATCTGTAATACCGACCACCAGGCTTTGGAAATGAGTCCTGTTCCAAATAAAATTCAATTGGGACCAAGTCTTACAAAAGGCAGGGGAGCGGGTTCTCATCCGAGTGTTGGCCAACAGGCCACGATGGAAAGTCTGCAGGAAATAAAAGCCTTACTTGAAAAAAATACCGAGATGGTTTTTATAACTGCTGGAATGGGCGGTGGAACCGGAACCGGTGGTGCACCTGTTATTGCAAAACTTGCAAAGGAAATGGGAATTCTTACCATTGGAATTGTTACAGTTCCTTTCGGATTTGAAGGAAAAAGAAGAAAATCGCAGGCACATGAAGGTCTCGAAACATTAAAACATTTTGTTGATGCAATTTTAATTGTATCCAATGATAAATTGCGCGACATGTTCGGCAATCTTGCGTGGAATGATGCCTTTGCAAAAGCAGATGATATATTAACAACCGCAGCAAAAGGAATTGCAGAAATTATTACTGTTCCGGGTTATGTGAATGTCGATTTTGAAGATGTAAAAACAGTATTACGCGATAGCGGATTGGCAATAATGGGTTCAGGAAGTTCTGATGGTGATGATCGTGCTATTAATGCTGTGAAAGATGCATTGGAATCGCCATTATTAAATGATAATGATATTCGCGGAGCAAGAAATATTTTATTAAACATTTCTTCCGGAGTTAAACCGGTATTGATGGATGAAATTGCAGAGATCACCGATTTTGTTCAGGAAGCAGCTGGTAATGATTGTGATATTATCTGGGGAAATTGCACCGACGAAACACTTGGTGATAAATTAATGGTGACCGTTATCGCAACAGGATTTGAGACCATTGAAGAACGCAGTCGCAGGGTAAAAGAAAGCACTTATAAAATAACGCATATCGACACCAATGCTTTATTAAATAAAATGCTTGAACCCAAAATACACGAAAAAGAAGAAGATGTTGAAGTTAAGGAAAAGGAAGAATATTCCATTCATTTAAAAAGCGATAATAAACCGGAAGAAAAAAAAATAAAAAAGGAAGAGGATACTAATCCCCGTCAGTTCAGTTTCGATTTTGATATGTATGGTGTTCCGGATTTAAAGGTGGAGGAAGAAATAGAAGAACTTGTTAACGAGCAGGAACCAATTATTACCAAGGAAGAGCCGATCACGGAAATTGTTGCGGAAGAAAAAGAATTTCTTACTATAAATGAGGAACAGAACACAAATGAAATAGTTGCGGAAATTAAAATTGAAGAGGTTATATCTGAAATTCCGGAAGAAAAAATAGAAACTCCTGTAATTAAGGAAGAACCATTTTTCGAAATAAAAAAAGAAACCCGTGAACCGTTTATTGAACCTGTAATTAATAAACAGGAAATAAAACCGGTAGAACAAAAACCGGAACCTAAATCTTTTATCACTAACGAAGATAAAATGGGTTTGGTAAATAATCAGAGCAACGACAGGATCAATCGCCTCAAAAGCATGAGCATGAAATTAGGCAATAATAATTTGGAAGAATTAGAAAAAGTTCCTGCCTATTTACGCCGCAATGTCGAACTGGAAGAAACTCCCGATGCAAGAGAGATCAACGTTTCCAAATACAATATCGTAGACGGCGAAAATGGCCCGGAATTAAAAAAGAATAATTCTTTTTTGCATGATAATGTTGACTAA
- the ftsA gene encoding cell division protein FtsA, translating into MNNSNRIITGLDIGTTKICVIVGQMTDNGKIQILGMGKADSFGVMRGVVANIDKTVEAIKLAVQEAQEKSGVEIHDVYVGIAGQHIKSLQHRDIFTRNDAENEISMDDIDQMVLNMHKLVLPPGDRIIHVLPQEFIVDGEQGIKDPIGMSGVRLEANFHIITGQIAAAKNIFKCVEKAGLKVIDLVLEPLASSESVLSEEEKEAGVALVDIGGGTTDIAIFQDGIIRHTAVIPLGGNIITEDIKEGCMIMKNQAEILKIKFGSALATETEDNEIISITGLKGREPKEIKVENLARIIQARMEEILEHVYYEIKLSGHHKKLIGGIVITGGGAQLKHLVQLASYITGMDARVGYPTEHISKSKVEDIRHPMYATAVGLILKGCDDRNFRNFEPTTENVNPKQEVKNVVPENVMNNNILQNNSVDVAVENEMREEENESTQQDRKNAKPGWLKSMLSNTKKWFEEDDVSDFK; encoded by the coding sequence ATGAACAACAGTAATCGAATTATTACAGGTCTCGATATCGGCACAACAAAAATTTGTGTTATCGTAGGACAAATGACAGATAATGGAAAGATCCAGATTCTCGGAATGGGAAAAGCCGATTCTTTTGGAGTAATGCGCGGAGTTGTTGCCAATATTGACAAAACCGTTGAAGCAATAAAACTTGCAGTTCAGGAAGCACAGGAAAAAAGTGGCGTTGAAATTCACGATGTATATGTCGGAATTGCCGGTCAACATATTAAAAGTTTGCAACATCGCGACATTTTCACTCGTAACGATGCGGAAAATGAGATTTCAATGGATGATATCGATCAGATGGTACTCAATATGCATAAATTGGTACTTCCTCCGGGCGATCGCATCATTCACGTTTTACCACAAGAATTTATTGTTGATGGCGAACAGGGAATTAAAGATCCTATCGGCATGAGTGGTGTGCGCCTCGAAGCCAATTTCCATATTATCACCGGACAAATTGCCGCGGCAAAAAATATTTTTAAATGTGTGGAAAAAGCCGGATTAAAAGTTATTGATCTCGTGCTCGAACCATTGGCATCATCTGAATCAGTTTTAAGTGAAGAGGAAAAGGAAGCGGGTGTTGCTTTAGTGGATATTGGTGGTGGAACAACAGATATCGCAATTTTTCAGGATGGAATTATCAGACATACTGCAGTTATTCCTTTGGGTGGAAATATTATCACCGAAGATATTAAGGAAGGTTGTATGATCATGAAAAATCAGGCAGAAATATTAAAAATTAAATTCGGTTCCGCACTAGCTACGGAAACAGAGGATAATGAAATTATTTCTATTACAGGATTAAAAGGACGTGAACCAAAAGAAATAAAAGTAGAAAATCTCGCTAGAATAATTCAAGCGAGAATGGAAGAAATTTTGGAACACGTTTATTACGAAATTAAATTATCCGGCCATCACAAAAAATTGATCGGCGGAATTGTAATAACAGGCGGTGGAGCACAATTAAAACATTTAGTGCAACTGGCATCCTATATCACCGGAATGGATGCACGCGTAGGATATCCCACAGAACATATTTCAAAATCAAAAGTGGAAGATATTCGTCATCCGATGTATGCCACTGCTGTAGGTTTAATTTTGAAAGGTTGTGATGATAGAAATTTCAGAAATTTTGAACCGACAACGGAAAATGTAAATCCAAAACAGGAAGTTAAAAATGTTGTTCCGGAGAATGTGATGAACAATAATATTTTGCAAAATAATTCAGTTGATGTTGCGGTGGAAAATGAAATGCGTGAAGAAGAAAATGAATCCACTCAACAAGATCGCAAAAATGCAAAACCAGGATGGCTGAAAAGTATGCTTTCGAATACTAAAAAATGGTTCGAAGAAGATGATGTTTCAGACTTTAAATGA
- a CDS encoding FtsW/RodA/SpoVE family cell cycle protein, translating into MSQPVTYMLSKVKGDRYIWLVVFVLSVFSILAVYSSTETLAYKSAGGNTEYYLIKHTTILIFGIFLMYLSHLIPFKYYSRIAQILLWISVPALLYTMFLAPEVNDASRWITLPVINLTFQTSDLARFALIMYTARILSKTQDKVDSFKEAFVPVILPIAIICALILPENLSTASVLFFTCIVLMFVGRVNFKYIMLTIGAGIVLLGIVIGLSYLLPDVGRLGTWNTRVESFINGGDGDEEFQVEQAKIAIAQGGILGVGPGNSTQKDILPYPYADFIFATIIEEYGLFGAVIFIFLYLVLLYRCIKIVIKAPSSFGALLAVGLGLCLTIQAFANMAVAVHLVPTTGLTLPLVSMGGTSLWFTSLSIGIILSVSREIEVKEEKDSAKAEEEEDVILEGE; encoded by the coding sequence ATGAGTCAACCGGTAACATATATGTTAAGTAAAGTAAAAGGCGACCGCTATATTTGGTTGGTTGTTTTTGTACTTTCGGTTTTCTCTATACTCGCTGTATATAGTTCCACGGAAACACTTGCATATAAATCTGCCGGCGGTAATACAGAGTATTATCTTATTAAACACACTACAATATTAATATTCGGAATTTTTCTGATGTATTTAAGTCATTTAATTCCTTTTAAATATTATAGTCGCATTGCACAGATATTATTATGGATCTCGGTTCCGGCTTTATTATATACCATGTTTCTTGCACCGGAAGTAAATGATGCTTCACGCTGGATAACATTACCCGTAATAAACCTTACCTTCCAAACCTCCGACCTTGCGCGGTTTGCACTGATCATGTATACCGCAAGGATATTATCTAAAACACAGGATAAAGTAGATTCTTTTAAAGAAGCATTTGTTCCGGTGATATTACCTATTGCAATAATTTGTGCATTGATATTACCGGAAAATTTATCTACGGCAAGTGTATTATTTTTTACTTGTATCGTTTTAATGTTCGTTGGTCGCGTAAATTTTAAATATATCATGCTCACTATTGGAGCAGGAATTGTTTTATTGGGAATTGTGATTGGGCTTTCTTATTTATTACCGGATGTTGGTCGTTTAGGAACATGGAATACGCGGGTGGAAAGTTTTATAAATGGTGGAGACGGCGATGAAGAATTTCAGGTGGAACAGGCAAAAATTGCAATTGCGCAGGGTGGAATTTTAGGTGTTGGTCCCGGAAATTCCACACAAAAAGATATATTACCTTACCCTTATGCCGATTTTATTTTTGCAACTATTATTGAAGAATACGGATTATTTGGTGCTGTTATATTTATCTTTTTATATCTCGTTTTATTATATCGCTGCATTAAAATAGTGATAAAAGCACCGAGCAGTTTTGGTGCCTTACTAGCCGTAGGTTTAGGATTGTGTTTAACAATTCAAGCCTTCGCAAACATGGCGGTAGCAGTGCACTTGGTGCCAACTACAGGATTAACATTACCATTGGTAAGCATGGGTGGAACATCACTCTGGTTTACCAGTTTAAGTATAGGAATTATATTAAGTGTAAGTCGCGAAATAGAAGTAAAAGAAGAAAAAGATTCGGCGAAGGCAGAGGAGGAAGAGGATGTTATTTTGGAAGGGGAATGA
- a CDS encoding UDP-N-acetylmuramate--L-alanine ligase — translation MQLDKIKNVYFVGIGGIGMSALARYFNLQGAKVSGYDRTPTNLTDQLQKEGILIHFEDNIELIDKDAELVIYTPAIPKNHKELNYIISNNYPLYKRSEVLGMLSRDKFTIAVSGSHGKTTVSGMITWILKNSGYDCTAFLGGICSNFNSNFVHGENDVMVAEADEYDRSFMRLFPNITVVTAVDSDHLEIYGTQAEVEKAFIEFANKTEIGGEIIIKAGLPIIPFLEQHVTQYALENKEADLWVSNYKITLTGSEVELSNGIRYTLKYPGIHNIENSVAAVAVALQLGITNENISESLNTFQGIYRRFELVASNNKTVYIDDYAHHPEEIRMFLLSLRAIYKDKKITAIFQPHLFTRTRDLADGFAASLDLADEIILMPIYPAREEPIEGVTSDIILSRIKNPRKRILNKEELLHHINENEFEILCTIGAGDIDKMIKPIAEIINTRS, via the coding sequence ATGCAATTGGATAAAATTAAAAATGTGTATTTCGTAGGTATCGGAGGCATCGGTATGAGCGCACTTGCACGTTATTTTAATTTGCAGGGAGCAAAAGTTTCCGGTTACGATCGCACTCCCACCAATCTTACGGATCAATTGCAAAAGGAAGGAATTTTAATACATTTTGAAGATAATATTGAATTAATTGATAAGGATGCTGAACTGGTTATTTATACTCCGGCTATTCCTAAAAATCACAAAGAATTAAATTATATCATCTCCAATAATTACCCTTTATATAAACGTTCCGAAGTGTTGGGAATGTTGAGTCGCGATAAATTTACTATTGCAGTAAGCGGTTCACATGGTAAGACAACCGTTTCCGGTATGATTACCTGGATCTTAAAAAATTCGGGTTACGATTGCACTGCTTTTTTGGGAGGAATTTGTTCCAACTTCAATTCAAATTTTGTACACGGCGAAAATGATGTAATGGTTGCTGAAGCTGATGAATACGATAGGTCCTTCATGCGATTATTTCCGAATATTACCGTGGTAACTGCCGTGGATTCCGACCATCTCGAAATTTACGGAACACAGGCTGAAGTGGAAAAGGCATTCATCGAATTTGCGAATAAAACAGAAATAGGAGGCGAAATTATAATTAAGGCCGGATTGCCGATCATTCCATTTTTAGAGCAACATGTCACCCAATATGCTCTGGAAAATAAGGAGGCAGATCTTTGGGTTTCCAATTATAAAATAACATTAACCGGAAGTGAAGTGGAATTGAGCAACGGAATTCGTTATACACTTAAATATCCCGGAATTCATAATATTGAAAATTCAGTTGCAGCCGTTGCTGTTGCATTGCAATTGGGAATTACCAATGAAAACATTTCTGAGTCACTGAATACTTTCCAGGGAATATATCGTCGCTTTGAATTAGTTGCCTCCAATAATAAAACTGTTTATATCGACGATTATGCTCATCACCCGGAAGAAATAAGAATGTTTTTGCTGAGTCTGCGTGCAATTTACAAGGATAAAAAGATCACTGCAATTTTTCAGCCTCATCTCTTTACAAGAACACGAGATCTTGCCGATGGATTTGCCGCAAGTCTTGATCTTGCGGATGAGATCATTTTAATGCCAATTTATCCTGCAAGAGAAGAACCTATTGAAGGGGTAACTTCTGATATTATTTTAAGCAGAATAAAAAATCCCCGAAAACGAATTTTAAACAAAGAGGAACTTTTACATCATATTAACGAAAACGAGTTTGAGATCCTTTGTACCATTGGTGCAGGCGACATTGATAAAATGATAAAACCTATTGCTGAAATCATAAATACCAGATCATGA